ATCTGCGCTGTCTTGGTCTTCGCCGCATCGATCGTTCTCGCCGGCGTCAACCTCAAGAGCGCACTGGGGCAAGCCCCGGGCGAGTCCATCGCCGGATGGCTGACCACGACGATGGTCTTCGGACAACTCATCCTGGCGAGCCTCAGCCTGTTCGTTCTCGGCAAGACCGCCAAGGAAGGAACTCTCTGGGGCAATCTGACCGCCGTCGCGGCGCTGCTGGCAGGCGTGAGCGGCGTGCTCCTGGCCACGGCCCTCTGGGCCACAGCTTAGAGAAAGCCGCACCGCGCTCGCCCTGAACCGTTTCATCTGCCGGCTCGTAGGTTGGTGCGAGTCGATGCCGGGCGCCGCCTCTCCCATAACAACTCCCAGCGCAGAGCCTAACCTCAATGAGTGACAAAGGAAACCGTACCGCGAGCCGACTGCCGGGGGCTCTGAAGATCCTTGCGGCCATCGCGGGCCTCGTGGTCCTGGTCTGGCTGGGACGCCAGCTGGGCTCCTACGTGCCCGAATTCGCGGCCTGGGTCGAGAGCCTGGGTGTCTGGGGGCCACTGGTGTTCATCGCCGGCTACGCGATCGCGACCGTCGCTTTCATCCCGGGCTCGCTGCTGACCCTGGCCGCGGGCGCAATCTTCGGATTGGCTCGAGGCACGCTTTTTGTCTTTTTCGGCGCTTCGCTCGGCGCCGGCGGGGCATTCCTCGTGGCCCGCTATCTGGCTCGGAGTTGGGTCGAGAGAAAGCTCGAGTCCAAGCCTCGCTTTCAGACCATCGACCAGGCCGTGGCTCAACAGGGACGAAAGATCGTCTTCTTGCTCCGACTCTCCCCCGTCTTCCCGTTCAACCTTCTCAACTACGCACTCGGCCTCACGCGAGTCCGATTCAGCGACTACCTGATTGCGTGCTTCGGCATGATCCCGGGCACCTTTCTTTACGTCTATTACGGCAAGGCACTGGGCAGCCTGGCTGCCGTTGCCGGCGGGGCCCAGGTTGAGCGCGATGCCGGATACTGGGTGGTGCTGACCCTGGGCCTTGTGGCTACGGTGATCGTGACCACCGTGGTGACGCGGATCGCCAAACGCGCGCTGAGCCAGGAGGTATCCGATGACTGAGCCGAGTCGCTCCCCGAACCTGCAAGGTCTCGATCCGGCGCTGCGCGAGGTTCTCGAGCCCCTCGACGACCATAATCTCAGGCTGATCGACAACGTCCATCCGGTCGAGTGGCCCAATCCGAAACCCGCCGAGCGCTATCACCTCGTGGTCGTCGGAGGCGGCACCGCAGGATTGGTGAGCGCGGCCGGAGCGGCGGGCCTGGGGGCGCGCGTCGCGCTGGTCGAGAAGAGGCTCCTGGGAGGTGATTGCCTCAACTATGGCTGCGTACCCTCTAAGGCCTTGATCAGCGCGGCAAGAGCCTGGCACGCAGCCAAGGCTCCCAACGCCTTCGGCGCGCCGACGGCCCAGGGCCCCGGCGATTTCGGCGCGGTGATGGAGCGCATGCGTAGACTCCGGGCCGATATCAGCCGCCACGACAGCGCCGAGCGGTTCAGCGGCCTTGGCGTCGACGTATTCATCGGCGAGGGCCGCTTCGTAGCTTCGGACGCGCTCGAGGTCGGCGGCGAGAGACTCCGGTTCCGCCGAGCCGTGATCGCAACCGGTGCCAGTCCGATGATTCTGCCGATCCCCGGGCTTGCAGAGTCGCAGTATCTGACCAACGAGACCGTATTCACCCTCACCGAGCTGCCCGAGACGCTGGCCGTCATCGGGGGGGGTCCGATTGGCTGCGAGCTGGCTCAGTCCTTCGCTCGTTTCGGCAGCCGGGTTGCGATATTCGATATCGCCCCTCATGTGCTGGTACGCGAGGACGCCGACGCCGCGGAGATCGTCCAGCAGGCCCTGATCCGCGACGGCGTCGACCTCCAGCTCGGCGTCAATATCCAGAACGTCGAAACCCGCAACAGCGAGACCTTGATTTCTTTCGAAAGAGGCGAGACCACCCGGGAGATGCGCTTCGACAAGTTGCTCCTGGCGGTCGGGCGAGTCGCCAATGTCAACGGTATCGGGCTCGAAGCTGCCGGCGTGGACTTTTCCAAACACGGCGTCCAAGTCGACGACCGCCTTCGCACTTCCAACAAGAAGATCTACGCGGTCGGTGACGTCGCGTCCCGGTTCAAATTCACCCACGTCGCCGACGCCCTGGCTCGGATCGCGATCCAGAACTCGCTGTTCTTTGGGCGCAAGAAGGCCGGCGACCTGGTGGTTCCTTGGTGCACCTATACCGATCCCGAGATCGCCCACGTCGGCATGTACGAGCAGGACGCCGAGAAGCAGGGGCTCGAGGTCGAAACGGTCACGATTCCACTCTCCGATGTCGACCGATCGGTGCTCGAAGGCAGCGACGAGGGCTTCCTCCGGCTGCACGTGCAGAAGGGTAAGGATCGCATCCTGGGCGCGACTCTGGTTGCCGATCACGCCGGCGACATGCTCGGTGAGCTGTCGCTCGCGGTCACCAACAAGGTCGGACTGGGCCAGATCGCGGCTACGATCCACGCCTACCCGACTCAGGCCGAAGTGATCAAGAAGGCCGCCGACACCTGGCGTCGCGGCAAGCTGACCCCGACGGTGTCGAAGATCTTCGAAATCTTCTTCAAGCTCTTCCGCTAGAAAGCGCAGGGGTACGCCGATCTGCCGCGTTGCGCTCCCGTCGGGCGTCCTCGACGTAGATTCGGCCGCCAGGGGGCCAGCCAGACGCCCGCTTATTTGAAGCGGGAGCGCAAGTACTCCCGATTCATCTGAGCGATGAAGTCGATCGAGATGCCCTTCGGGCAGACGGCCTCGCACTCGGCGAAGTTGGAACAGCTGCCGAAGTAGCCTTCCATCACCGCCACCATGGCGCCGGCCCGGGTGGCCCGCTCGGGCTGGCCCTGAGGCAGCTGTGCCAGATGCGAAACCTTGGCGGCGGTAAAGAGCTGGCCGGCGCCGTTGGGGCACTGGGCCACACAGGCGCCGCAGCCAATGCATTCGGCCGCATCCATCGCCCGCTCGGCGTCCGCCCTTGGGACGAGCGTGAGATTCGCCTCCGGCGCGCTACCGGTGTTGACGGAAATGTAGCCGCCGGCCTGAATGATTGCGTCCAGCGGACTACGGTCGACGACCAGATCCTTGAAGATCGGGAAGGCCCGCGAACGAAACGGTTCGACCCTGATCTCGTCACCGTCCTTGAACTTGCGCATGTGCAGCTGGCAGGTCGCGGTACCGGGCTCCGGCCCGTGCGCGGAACCGCTGATCACCACGCCGCAGGCGCCACAGATTCCCTCGCGGCAATCGTGGTCGAAGGCGACCGGCTCCTCGCCCGCCTCGATCAGCTCTTCGTTCAGCACGTCGAGCATCTCCAGGAACGACATGTCGGGCGAGACGTCTTCCCGCGGGTAACTCACGAAGCCGCCGGCGTCAGCGCCGTTCTTCTGCCGCCAGATATGAAGAGTTAGACGCATGGCCTCACTTGTAGCTCCGTTGGGTGGGTGGCACGTACTCGAACTCGAGATCCTCTTTGTGCAACCGCGGCTCGGCTCCCTCGCCCGTCCACTGCCAGGCCGCAACGTACGTGTAGTCGTCGTCGTTGCGCAGGGCCTCACCCTCCTCCGTCTGATACTCCTCGCGGAAATGCGTGCCGCAAGATTCCTCTCGATCGAGGGCGTCCCGGCACATGAGCTCGGCGAGCTCGAAGTAGTCGGCAACTCGGCCGGCTTTCTCCAGCGACTGGTTGAGATCTTGGGCCGCGCCCGGCACTCGAACGTTCTGCCAATACTCCTCACGCAAGGCTTGGATCTTGCCGATCGCCCCGGCCAGCCCCTCTCGATCGCGAGACATGCCGCAGTAGTCTTCGCAGATCTTGCCCAGCTCGCGGTGCAGCGAATCGACCGTGCGCTTGCCGTTGACCGCCAGCAGCTTGGCGAAGCGTTCTTCAACCCGGTTCTCGACGTCCTTGAAGGCCGGGTGGTCGGTGGCCAAAGGCTCTTCGCCCATACGCGGCGCCAGGTAGTTCCCGATGGTGTAGGGCAAAACGAAATAGCCGTCGGCCAGGCCCTGCATGAGCGCCGAAGCCCCGAGCCGGTTAGCCCCGTGGTCGGAGAAATTGGCCTCGCCAATGACGAACAGGCCCGGGATCGTCGACATCAGATCGTAGTCGACCCAGAGACCGCCCATGGTGTAGTGAGGCGCAGGGTAGATGCGCATCGGCACCCGGTAGGGATCTTCGCCGGTGATCCGCTCGTACATCTCGAAGAGGTTGCCGTACTTCGCTTCGACGCTCGCCTTGCCTAGTCGGCCGATGGCGTCCGCGAAGTCCAGATAAACGCCGCGGCCGCCGTGACCAACGCCCAAGCCCTGGTCGCAGACGATCCTCGCCGCTCGGGATGCGATGTCTCGCGGCACCAGATTGCCGAACGCCGGGTAGCGGCGCTCGAGATAGTAGTCGCGCTCGCTTTCCGGAATCTGATCCGCCGATCGCGAGTCACCCGCCGTCTTCGGTACCCAAATCCGGCCGTCGTTGCGCAAGGATTCCGACATCAAGGTCAGCTTCGACTGGTAGTCACCGTGCTGCGGAATGCAGGTCGGATGAATCTGGGTGTAGCACGGGTTCGCGAACAGCGCGCCGCGCCGGTACGCGCGCCAGATCGCCGTGGCGTTACAGCCCTTGGCATTGGTCGAGAGGAAGAAGACATTCGCGTACCCGCCGGTCGCCAGCACCACCGCGTCGGCCGACCAGGAGGCGATCTCGCCGTTGGTGAGATCGCGGGTCACGATGCCCCGAGCCCGCCCATCCTCGACGACCAGGTCGAGCATCTCGGTCTTGGTATGCATCCGGACCATGCCGGCAGCAACCTGCCGGGCCAGCGCCTGATAGGCACTCAACTGGAGCTGCTGACCGGTCTGTCCGCGGG
Above is a window of bacterium DNA encoding:
- a CDS encoding TVP38/TMEM64 family protein → MSDKGNRTASRLPGALKILAAIAGLVVLVWLGRQLGSYVPEFAAWVESLGVWGPLVFIAGYAIATVAFIPGSLLTLAAGAIFGLARGTLFVFFGASLGAGGAFLVARYLARSWVERKLESKPRFQTIDQAVAQQGRKIVFLLRLSPVFPFNLLNYALGLTRVRFSDYLIACFGMIPGTFLYVYYGKALGSLAAVAGGAQVERDAGYWVVLTLGLVATVIVTTVVTRIAKRALSQEVSDD
- a CDS encoding mercuric reductase gives rise to the protein MTEPSRSPNLQGLDPALREVLEPLDDHNLRLIDNVHPVEWPNPKPAERYHLVVVGGGTAGLVSAAGAAGLGARVALVEKRLLGGDCLNYGCVPSKALISAARAWHAAKAPNAFGAPTAQGPGDFGAVMERMRRLRADISRHDSAERFSGLGVDVFIGEGRFVASDALEVGGERLRFRRAVIATGASPMILPIPGLAESQYLTNETVFTLTELPETLAVIGGGPIGCELAQSFARFGSRVAIFDIAPHVLVREDADAAEIVQQALIRDGVDLQLGVNIQNVETRNSETLISFERGETTREMRFDKLLLAVGRVANVNGIGLEAAGVDFSKHGVQVDDRLRTSNKKIYAVGDVASRFKFTHVADALARIAIQNSLFFGRKKAGDLVVPWCTYTDPEIAHVGMYEQDAEKQGLEVETVTIPLSDVDRSVLEGSDEGFLRLHVQKGKDRILGATLVADHAGDMLGELSLAVTNKVGLGQIAATIHAYPTQAEVIKKAADTWRRGKLTPTVSKIFEIFFKLFR
- a CDS encoding succinate dehydrogenase/fumarate reductase iron-sulfur subunit, yielding MRLTLHIWRQKNGADAGGFVSYPREDVSPDMSFLEMLDVLNEELIEAGEEPVAFDHDCREGICGACGVVISGSAHGPEPGTATCQLHMRKFKDGDEIRVEPFRSRAFPIFKDLVVDRSPLDAIIQAGGYISVNTGSAPEANLTLVPRADAERAMDAAECIGCGACVAQCPNGAGQLFTAAKVSHLAQLPQGQPERATRAGAMVAVMEGYFGSCSNFAECEAVCPKGISIDFIAQMNREYLRSRFK
- a CDS encoding fumarate reductase/succinate dehydrogenase flavoprotein subunit; translation: MNLDARVPAGPLTEKWTKHKFELKLVNPANKRKFSVIVVGSGLAGASAAASLGELGYHVDCFCYQDSARRAHSISAQGGINAAKNYQNDGDSIWRLFYDTVKGGDFRSREANVHRLAEVSVNIIDQCVAQGVPFAREYGGGLANRSFGGAQVSRTFYARGQTGQQLQLSAYQALARQVAAGMVRMHTKTEMLDLVVEDGRARGIVTRDLTNGEIASWSADAVVLATGGYANVFFLSTNAKGCNATAIWRAYRRGALFANPCYTQIHPTCIPQHGDYQSKLTLMSESLRNDGRIWVPKTAGDSRSADQIPESERDYYLERRYPAFGNLVPRDIASRAARIVCDQGLGVGHGGRGVYLDFADAIGRLGKASVEAKYGNLFEMYERITGEDPYRVPMRIYPAPHYTMGGLWVDYDLMSTIPGLFVIGEANFSDHGANRLGASALMQGLADGYFVLPYTIGNYLAPRMGEEPLATDHPAFKDVENRVEERFAKLLAVNGKRTVDSLHRELGKICEDYCGMSRDREGLAGAIGKIQALREEYWQNVRVPGAAQDLNQSLEKAGRVADYFELAELMCRDALDREESCGTHFREEYQTEEGEALRNDDDYTYVAAWQWTGEGAEPRLHKEDLEFEYVPPTQRSYK